The sequence TTCAAAGGGTGGTGGAccttgccgccgccgccgtccgtCATTGCACCTTACTGGCTGAGGACGCCGAGCAACGAGAGGCCGCTACGGCGTTCACCGTGGAAAACATCCTGTCCAACATCTTCCTGGTAATGTGACTCACTATCTCGACAGGAAGTCAAAACTGTGTACGCACACCTTTAGGTTAAAAAATGATCAGTTCCTGTCTTGGTGTGCCTCAGGTGCGTTGCCATGACTACGTGGAGCTCCTGGCCGAGATCTACCTGctgcccgacttcctgtctggtCACCCGAAGGTCCGCCTCCTGGTGATTGACAGCGTGGCCTTTCCCTTCCGCCAGCACTTTGACGACCTGCGGAATCAGCGGACCCGCCTGCTCAGCGGCATGGCGCAGCAGCTCATCTCCATGGCGACCAAGCACGACATGGCGGTGGTCCTGAGCAACCAGATGACCACGCGGGTGCAGGGTGGACAATCTCAGCTGGTCCCTGCGCTGGGGGAGAGCTGGGGCCACGTGCCCACCCTGAGACTGCTCCTGCGTTGGGCAGGTTCGCAAAGGCAGGCGACCATCTTTAAGTCTCCGGATAACGAGGAAGCGACGGTTAACTACCAAATCACAATGGACGGCTTCAGGGACGACGACCGATCGGAACAGCCGCCGAGTAAACGCCCCCGAACACTTGCAGACTAATCGGTTGCCTGCTAGAACAAACTGTTCCTGTGGTTGAAACTGCCATCTGGGGTTCATTTGTATGGAACCAATCAGTCAAgcgtttatttttaaatatgacttTTGTCTCCATTAAAGATATCTAAAGTCCAAGTCTGTCAAAACTGAAGTTGCTGTTTGAGAAGTTTGGCGTCTCCAATGTGTTTTAGAGATTCAAGTTATAACACCTGTTGGATTGTTACAACTTAGTGCGCACCTTCAACTTGAAACTCTTAAAAGTTTCCGTGGTAGAGTTA is a genomic window of Festucalex cinctus isolate MCC-2025b chromosome 2, RoL_Fcin_1.0, whole genome shotgun sequence containing:
- the rad51c gene encoding DNA repair protein RAD51 homolog 3, which gives rise to MQTPLSILPLSPPIKVKVLNAGFHVFDDVLQVSVLELSREAGLSQEDALEVLQAVRKEAGADGGAAAGDGASLTALDLLQNEEALTRIVTFSSRLDSALGGGLPVGKTTEICGAPGVGKTQLCLQLAVDVQVPPCFGGLGGQAVFIDTEGSFVVQRVVDLAAAAVRHCTLLAEDAEQREAATAFTVENILSNIFLVRCHDYVELLAEIYLLPDFLSGHPKVRLLVIDSVAFPFRQHFDDLRNQRTRLLSGMAQQLISMATKHDMAVVLSNQMTTRVQGGQSQLVPALGESWGHVPTLRLLLRWAGSQRQATIFKSPDNEEATVNYQITMDGFRDDDRSEQPPSKRPRTLAD